The genomic interval ATGCGTTTATCCCTTTACTCCGGAATAATACTGGCTTGTGGTTACACCTGCCTGACACCGGCGCTCGCTGCCGATCCCACCGGCGACTGGCGGGTCGCCGACGGCGTCGCCAACATTCGCGTGGCGCAATGCAACGGCAGCATGTGGGGCGCAGTGTCCTGGGAAAAGACCCCGGGCGGCCGCGACGAGCACAATCCTGATGTCTCGAAAAGGAGCAGGCCTAGCCTGGGCATGGCGATCCTGATCGACATGAAGAAGAAGGCCGGCGTCGATCAATGGGAAGGCCAAGTCTATAACGCCCAGGACGGCCAGCTCTACTCCTCGACCATCACGCCCGTCGGCACCGATCAGCTCGAGATCAAGGGCTGCGTGCTCGGCTTCCTGTGCGGCGGCGAGACCTGGACCCGTGTCGCCCCGCCGATCCCCTCGAGCCCCGCCAACAGCATGGCCAAGGGCGCGCCGAAGACCACAGGCGCCGCGCCCAAGATGGCCGCGCCTGCTGCTCCGCCCGCCACCGGCGCCCAGAAGAGCACCGGCGCGGTTGCGAAGCCCGGCCAGAAGGGAGCCGCCGACACCGTCGGCGACATCTGCCTACTCCCTGAGATTGCGGGGTTTGCCCATGAGGGCCGGCTGAAACAATAGCACTGCCGCGAGCGTGGTCACGAGCGACAGCGCAAGCAGCTTGCCCATGCTCGACGTGCCGGGATGGCTCGACAGCCACAGGCTGCCGAATGCGGTCGCCGTCGTCAGCGCGCTGAAAAAGATCGCCCGCGTCAGGCTGGTTTGCAGCAGGTTTGTCCTGCCGGAGCGCCAGGCCACGACATAGTAGATCTTGAACGCGACGCCGATGCCGAGCAGCAGCGGGAACGCGACGATGTTGGCGAAGTTGAGCGGCAGCCCGATCAACACGCAGATTTCGAGCGTGACCGCGCCTGCAACCAGAAGCGGCACCAATGTCATCAGCACGTCGGTGATCCGCCGCAGCGTGATCCACAGCAAGAGGCCGATCACGAGGAGCGCGTAGACGCCGGCGTGGATGAACGCCTTCACGACGGTGTCGCCGGACTTCAGGATCGACACAGGCCCGCCGATCGCGGTCGGCTCGGCGGCGAGCACGGCAGCGGCAAATTTGCGCAGCGTATCGTTGTCGTTGGGGTCGCCGCGCGGCAGCGCCTCGACGCGGATGATGCCGTCCTTGCTCTTCCACGCCGAGACGAGATCGGGCGGCAGACTGTCCAGCGTCACCGGTCCGGCCTGCATCGCATTGCGAAGCTGGTCGAACACGATCTTCATCGGCGTGACGAACACGGCTTGCGCCTTGTTGCGGGTCGCCTCGTCGGACTCGGCGAGCTTTTGCAGCGCGTCCGCAAGCCGCCGTGAAGCGACCGCGCCCGGCCCCTTGTCGCCGCCGGCGGTCCGG from Bradyrhizobium arachidis carries:
- a CDS encoding DUF2147 domain-containing protein, which encodes MRLSLYSGIILACGYTCLTPALAADPTGDWRVADGVANIRVAQCNGSMWGAVSWEKTPGGRDEHNPDVSKRSRPSLGMAILIDMKKKAGVDQWEGQVYNAQDGQLYSSTITPVGTDQLEIKGCVLGFLCGGETWTRVAPPIPSSPANSMAKGAPKTTGAAPKMAAPAAPPATGAQKSTGAVAKPGQKGAADTVGDICLLPEIAGFAHEGRLKQ